From a region of the Coprococcus comes ATCC 27758 genome:
- the radA gene encoding DNA repair protein RadA, whose translation MAKAKKSVFFCQNCGHEESKWLGQCPMCKEWNSFVEECVTTSNTAAVKAAKEIRIVPLSEVKTENEERVTTEIKELDRVLGGGIVPGSLILVGGDPGIGKSTLLLQVCQKLAKKERKVLYISGEESLRQIKLRAQRMGEFNEHLLLLCETNLELIRNVIEKEKPDTVIIDSIQTMYSEEVGSAPGSVSQVREATNTLMQLAKGLGISIFIVGHVTKEGTVAGPRVLEHMVDTVLYFEGDRHASYRILRGVKNRFGSTNEIGVFEMRRDGLREVENPSEFMLNGRPENASGSVVACSMEGTRPILLEIQALVCESNFGMPRRTAAGTDYNRVNLLMAVLEKRIGYHLGNYDAYVNIAGGIKINEPAIDLGIVMAIVSSYKNRPFDERTIVFGEVGLSGEVRAVNMPEQRVAEAKKLGFETCIVPEVSLDSVKSIGGIKIIGVKSINEAIGLIE comes from the coding sequence ATGGCGAAGGCAAAAAAGTCGGTTTTTTTCTGCCAGAATTGTGGACATGAAGAATCAAAATGGCTGGGGCAGTGCCCAATGTGCAAGGAATGGAACTCTTTCGTGGAAGAGTGTGTGACAACGTCGAATACGGCAGCAGTTAAAGCGGCAAAAGAGATTCGTATTGTACCATTGTCAGAAGTAAAGACAGAGAATGAAGAGCGGGTGACAACCGAGATTAAAGAACTGGATCGTGTACTGGGAGGCGGAATCGTACCGGGTTCCCTGATTCTGGTAGGCGGTGATCCGGGAATCGGTAAGTCAACGCTGCTCCTGCAGGTGTGTCAGAAACTGGCAAAAAAAGAACGAAAGGTTTTGTACATATCAGGGGAAGAATCGCTTCGCCAGATTAAATTGCGTGCACAGAGGATGGGAGAATTTAATGAACATCTGCTTTTGCTTTGTGAGACTAATCTGGAACTGATTCGCAATGTGATTGAAAAGGAAAAACCAGATACCGTGATCATTGATTCGATTCAGACAATGTACAGTGAAGAAGTCGGTTCCGCACCTGGAAGTGTGTCGCAGGTCAGAGAGGCAACAAATACGCTGATGCAGCTTGCAAAAGGGCTTGGGATTTCGATTTTTATTGTCGGACATGTTACAAAAGAAGGAACTGTCGCCGGTCCAAGAGTATTGGAACATATGGTAGATACGGTTCTGTATTTTGAAGGAGACAGGCATGCATCTTACCGGATTCTTCGAGGAGTGAAAAATCGTTTTGGTTCGACGAATGAGATTGGTGTATTTGAAATGCGAAGAGATGGTCTTCGGGAGGTGGAAAATCCATCAGAATTTATGCTGAATGGGCGCCCGGAAAATGCATCTGGATCTGTTGTGGCATGTTCTATGGAAGGAACACGTCCGATCTTGCTGGAAATCCAGGCGCTGGTATGCGAAAGCAATTTTGGAATGCCAAGAAGAACAGCAGCAGGAACAGATTACAACAGGGTGAACCTTCTGATGGCGGTTTTGGAAAAAAGGATTGGATATCATCTTGGAAATTATGATGCCTATGTGAATATTGCCGGAGGTATCAAGATCAATGAACCTGCGATAGACCTTGGAATCGTGATGGCGATCGTATCAAGCTATAAGAACAGACCATTTGATGAACGGACGATTGTGTTTGGAGAAGTTGGATTAAGTGGAGAAGTCCGGGCGGTAAATATGCCGGAACAGCGGGTGGCAGAGGCGAAGAAGCTTGGATTTGAGACGTGTATTGTGCCAGAAGTATCTCTGGATAGCGTGAAGAGTATTGGTGGGATCAAAATCATTGGAGTGAAAAGCATTAACGAGGCAATCGGACTGATTGAGTAG
- a CDS encoding ATP-dependent Clp protease ATP-binding subunit, producing MAEKQYTRQAQEALNMARKIAAELKHPYVGTEHLLFGLKRVFTGVAGQVLDKNKVDEEQMEKAMDILVSAPEAAKKERKHLEYSPRLRYILEESQNEAVQLASEKVGTEHLLLTMLKDGDCVATRMLMTLNVNIQKLFQDLLLAAGIDPKEYMENQKDGETVGGIIDQYSTDLTQEAREGKLDPVIGREKEIARIMEILSRRTKNNPCLVGEPGVGKTAIVEGLARQIAEGIVPESMKDKRIMVLDLPGMIAGSKYRGEFEERMKKLIREVKTAGNIILFLDELHTIIGAGGAEGAIDASNILKPSLARGEMQLIGATTLTEYRKYIEKDAALERRFQPVTVEEPTEDECIRILEGLKEKYEAHHDVEIEEDALKAAVHMSCRYINDRFLPDKAIDVLDESCSKVKLRGFKVPENIVGTEIRCGKLEQEKEAALKAGDIEKASELHREQKEAEKKLEQAKKRFNKKNEKKKVPVTEEDVADVISMWTRIPVTRLNESESERLKKLDKTLEKRVIGQEEAIQALSKAVKRGRVGLKDPARPIGSFLFLGPTGVGKTELSKALAEALFGNEEDMIRVDMSEYMEKHSVSKMIGSPPGYVGHEDGGQLSEKVRRNPYSVILFDEIEKAHPDVFNILLQVLDDGHITDSQGRKVDFRNTVIIMTSNAGAKAIIEPKKLGFTQQEDQKADYKRMKANVMDEVKQLFRPEFLNRIDEIIVFHPLNEDNMKKIVGLMCKEVVQRAKEQLEIILVVRDSVKKHIVETGSDKKYGARPLRRAVQSQLEDKLAEALLNGEIKRGDHVEAGISKKEIKFTVREINS from the coding sequence ATGGCAGAAAAGCAATATACAAGGCAGGCGCAGGAAGCGCTGAATATGGCACGGAAGATTGCAGCCGAACTGAAGCATCCATATGTTGGGACAGAACATCTTCTTTTCGGGCTTAAGAGGGTTTTTACCGGAGTTGCAGGGCAGGTGCTTGATAAGAATAAAGTCGATGAAGAACAGATGGAAAAAGCAATGGATATCCTTGTATCTGCTCCTGAGGCAGCTAAGAAGGAAAGAAAGCATCTGGAGTACAGTCCGAGACTTCGATATATTCTGGAAGAAAGCCAGAATGAGGCAGTGCAGCTTGCATCTGAAAAAGTCGGAACCGAACATCTTCTGCTTACAATGCTCAAAGATGGAGATTGTGTGGCTACCCGTATGTTGATGACCCTGAATGTAAATATTCAAAAACTTTTTCAGGATCTTCTGCTTGCGGCGGGAATCGATCCGAAAGAGTATATGGAAAATCAGAAGGATGGGGAAACTGTTGGCGGAATTATAGACCAGTACAGTACGGATCTGACACAGGAAGCAAGAGAAGGAAAGCTGGATCCGGTTATTGGACGTGAAAAAGAAATTGCACGTATCATGGAGATCCTGAGCAGACGGACCAAGAATAATCCGTGCCTTGTGGGAGAGCCGGGAGTCGGTAAGACAGCAATCGTGGAAGGACTTGCAAGACAGATCGCGGAAGGAATTGTTCCGGAAAGCATGAAAGATAAGCGGATCATGGTGCTGGATCTTCCGGGGATGATTGCAGGATCCAAGTATCGTGGTGAATTTGAAGAGCGCATGAAAAAACTGATCCGTGAGGTAAAGACGGCGGGCAATATTATCCTTTTCTTAGATGAACTTCATACCATTATCGGTGCCGGTGGTGCAGAGGGCGCGATTGATGCATCCAATATTCTGAAACCATCTCTGGCAAGAGGGGAGATGCAGCTGATCGGTGCAACAACTCTTACGGAATACCGCAAGTATATTGAGAAGGATGCGGCTCTGGAAAGAAGATTCCAGCCGGTTACGGTTGAAGAACCGACAGAAGACGAGTGTATCCGGATCCTGGAAGGTCTGAAAGAAAAATATGAGGCTCATCATGATGTAGAGATCGAAGAGGATGCGTTGAAAGCGGCAGTACATATGTCATGCCGTTATATCAATGACCGTTTCCTTCCGGATAAGGCAATTGATGTGTTGGATGAAAGCTGTTCAAAAGTAAAACTTCGTGGATTTAAAGTGCCGGAGAATATTGTTGGGACAGAAATCCGCTGTGGAAAGCTGGAGCAGGAAAAAGAAGCGGCGCTGAAAGCAGGAGATATTGAAAAAGCATCGGAGCTCCATAGAGAACAGAAGGAAGCAGAAAAGAAATTAGAGCAGGCGAAAAAGCGTTTCAATAAAAAGAATGAAAAGAAAAAAGTTCCGGTAACTGAAGAAGATGTTGCGGATGTAATTTCCATGTGGACACGAATCCCGGTAACAAGACTGAATGAATCTGAGAGCGAACGCCTGAAAAAGCTGGATAAAACACTGGAGAAGCGTGTGATTGGTCAGGAAGAGGCAATCCAGGCACTTTCCAAAGCGGTAAAACGAGGAAGAGTTGGATTGAAAGATCCGGCACGTCCGATTGGTTCATTCTTATTCCTTGGTCCTACAGGTGTCGGAAAGACGGAGCTTTCCAAAGCTCTTGCAGAAGCACTCTTTGGCAATGAAGAGGATATGATCCGGGTAGATATGTCCGAATATATGGAGAAGCACAGTGTATCCAAGATGATCGGATCGCCTCCGGGGTATGTGGGACATGAGGATGGCGGACAGCTCAGCGAAAAAGTACGCAGAAATCCATATTCTGTCATTTTGTTTGATGAGATTGAGAAAGCACATCCGGATGTGTTTAATATTTTACTTCAGGTACTGGATGACGGACATATTACGGATTCGCAGGGAAGAAAAGTAGATTTCCGCAATACGGTTATCATTATGACGTCCAATGCAGGTGCCAAGGCAATCATTGAACCGAAGAAGCTTGGATTTACCCAGCAGGAAGACCAGAAGGCGGATTACAAGCGTATGAAAGCAAATGTGATGGACGAAGTAAAGCAGTTATTCCGCCCAGAGTTCCTGAACCGTATTGATGAGATCATCGTATTCCATCCGCTGAATGAGGACAATATGAAGAAGATCGTAGGGCTGATGTGTAAAGAAGTTGTGCAGAGAGCAAAAGAGCAGCTTGAAATTATACTGGTTGTGCGTGATTCTGTGAAGAAGCATATCGTTGAGACCGGAAGTGACAAGAAGTATGGTGCAAGACCGCTGAGAAGGGCAGTACAGAGCCAGTTGGAAGACAAACTTGCGGAAGCACTTTTGAATGGTGAGATCAAACGTGGAGACCATGTGGAAGCCGGTATTTCTAAAAAGGAAATAAAATTTACAGTCAGAGAGATAAACAGCTAG
- a CDS encoding GntR family transcriptional regulator — protein MLIEIDFNSDEAIYIQLRNQIIMGIATSTIHEGDTLPSVRQLADNIGINMHTVNKAYNVLRQEGFLQLDRRRGAVICIDEDKLEALQDLKEQLRVLLAKGSCKNITKEEVHELVDEIYADYEQR, from the coding sequence ATGCTGATTGAAATTGATTTTAACAGTGATGAGGCGATTTATATACAGCTCAGGAATCAGATCATTATGGGAATTGCCACTTCGACGATTCATGAAGGAGATACTTTGCCGTCTGTGAGACAGCTGGCAGATAATATCGGAATCAATATGCATACAGTGAATAAGGCATACAATGTCCTGCGGCAGGAAGGTTTTCTTCAGCTTGACAGACGAAGAGGTGCGGTGATCTGTATTGATGAAGATAAGCTGGAAGCTTTGCAGGATCTGAAAGAGCAGCTTCGGGTACTTCTGGCAAAAGGAAGTTGCAAAAACATTACGAAAGAAGAAGTTCATGAACTGGTAGACGAGATCTATGCAGATTATGAACAGAGATAG
- the hcp gene encoding hydroxylamine reductase, protein MFCFQCQQTAHNTGCEGHTGVCGKKSDTANLQDELTGELIRLARAVAENERSRSSDELMLKGLFTTITNVNFNSDTVKKLSDEIREEAENRKPGKDAYNVQKIWEAPEDIRSLKSLILFGLRGTAAYAYHAWVLGYVDAEIMNFFYKGMRILGEEKGMEELLPVVIETGKINLRCMELLDKANTESYGDPIPTEVPLTIEKGPFIVVSGHDLHDMKLLLEQTKDKGINIYTHSEMLPAHGYPKLKEYPHLKGNFGTAWQSQQFEFHNIPAPILFTTNCLMPVRQSYADRVFTTSVVSYPEMVHIGADKDFTPVIAKALECGGYPEDHPMTGINGGTTVMTGFAHNAVLENAGKIVDLVKQGKIRHFFLIGGCDGAAPGRSYYTEFAKNTPMDTIILTLACGKYRLNDLRLGEIEGIPRILDMGQCNDAYSAIKVAIALAEAFGCEVNELPLSMILSWYEQKAVAILLTLLALGIKNIYLGPTLPAFVSPNVLNYLVQEYQITPISTVDEDLKKILG, encoded by the coding sequence ATGTTTTGTTTTCAATGCCAGCAGACCGCTCATAACACGGGCTGCGAAGGACATACAGGTGTATGTGGGAAAAAGTCGGATACAGCAAATCTTCAAGATGAACTGACTGGTGAACTGATCCGGCTGGCAAGGGCAGTTGCAGAAAATGAAAGAAGCAGATCTTCGGATGAACTGATGTTAAAAGGTCTGTTTACCACGATTACAAATGTAAATTTCAACAGTGATACAGTGAAAAAACTGTCAGATGAGATCAGAGAAGAAGCAGAAAACAGAAAACCAGGAAAAGATGCTTATAATGTACAGAAGATCTGGGAGGCACCGGAAGATATCCGTTCGTTAAAGTCATTGATCTTGTTTGGCTTACGAGGGACTGCAGCATATGCTTATCATGCATGGGTACTGGGATATGTGGATGCGGAGATTATGAATTTCTTTTATAAGGGAATGAGGATTCTGGGAGAAGAAAAAGGGATGGAAGAACTGCTTCCGGTAGTCATAGAAACCGGTAAAATCAACCTGCGCTGCATGGAACTTCTGGATAAAGCAAACACGGAAAGTTATGGAGATCCAATTCCGACAGAAGTTCCACTTACGATAGAAAAGGGACCGTTTATTGTAGTCAGTGGTCATGATCTGCATGATATGAAGCTGCTTCTGGAGCAGACCAAAGATAAAGGCATCAATATTTATACGCACAGTGAAATGCTTCCGGCACACGGATATCCAAAATTAAAGGAATATCCGCATTTGAAAGGCAATTTCGGAACGGCCTGGCAGAGTCAGCAATTTGAGTTCCATAATATTCCTGCGCCAATTTTATTTACGACAAATTGTCTGATGCCGGTCAGACAGAGCTATGCAGACCGGGTGTTTACAACTTCGGTGGTGTCTTATCCGGAGATGGTTCATATTGGTGCGGACAAAGATTTTACGCCGGTTATTGCAAAAGCATTGGAATGCGGTGGATATCCGGAAGATCATCCGATGACAGGGATTAATGGAGGAACAACTGTGATGACCGGATTTGCACACAACGCAGTTCTGGAAAATGCAGGAAAGATCGTGGATTTGGTAAAGCAGGGGAAAATCAGGCATTTCTTTCTGATCGGAGGCTGTGATGGCGCAGCACCAGGTCGGAGCTACTATACGGAATTTGCGAAAAATACACCGATGGATACGATCATCCTGACGCTGGCATGTGGAAAATACAGATTGAATGATCTGAGGCTCGGAGAAATTGAGGGGATTCCAAGAATTTTGGATATGGGACAGTGTAATGATGCGTACAGTGCGATTAAAGTTGCAATTGCTCTTGCAGAAGCGTTTGGGTGTGAGGTAAATGAACTTCCACTGTCTATGATCCTGTCATGGTATGAACAGAAAGCGGTTGCGATTCTGCTGACACTTCTGGCGCTCGGAATCAAAAATATTTACCTGGGTCCGACGCTTCCGGCGTTTGTGTCACCGAATGTTCTGAATTACCTGGTACAAGAGTATCAGATTACCCCAATCAGTACAGTAGATGAGGATCTGAAGAAAATTTTAGGTTGA
- the glmM gene encoding phosphoglucosamine mutase has product MGKYFGTDGFRGEANVVLTVEHAFKVGRYLGWYYGQEHKARIVIGKDTRRSSYMFEYALAAGLTASGADAYLLHVTTTPSVSYVVRTEDFDCGIMISASHNPYYDNGIKVINSKGQKLEAEVEAKVEAYIDGESGEIPLAKKEAIGRTVDYAAGRNRYIGHLISLATRSFKEVKVGLDCSNGSSSSIAKSVFDALGAKTYVINNEPDGTNINTNCGSTHINVLQEYVKENGLDVGFAYDGDADRCIAVDENGNVVDGDLILYVCGKYMKEHGQLKDDTIVTTIMSNLGLYKACDKIGMKYEKTQVGDKYVYENMIKNGFMLGGEQSGHIIFSKHATTGDGILTSLMLMEVIMETKQSLGQLTEEVKIYPQLLKNVRVADKKTARENPEVVKAVDAVAEALGDDGRILVRESGTEPVIRVMVEAATDELCEKYVTQVIDVIEKEGLIVE; this is encoded by the coding sequence ATGGGTAAATATTTCGGAACAGATGGATTCCGTGGAGAAGCCAATGTAGTACTGACGGTAGAGCATGCGTTTAAGGTAGGACGTTATCTTGGCTGGTATTACGGACAGGAACACAAGGCAAGAATCGTGATCGGTAAAGATACCAGAAGAAGCAGCTATATGTTTGAATATGCACTGGCGGCAGGACTTACTGCGTCAGGAGCAGATGCATATCTTCTTCATGTGACGACAACTCCAAGCGTGTCTTACGTGGTAAGAACCGAAGATTTTGACTGCGGAATCATGATTTCTGCAAGCCATAACCCGTACTATGATAATGGAATCAAAGTGATCAACAGTAAAGGTCAGAAGCTGGAAGCAGAAGTAGAAGCCAAAGTGGAAGCTTATATTGATGGGGAATCCGGAGAAATTCCGCTTGCTAAAAAAGAGGCGATCGGAAGAACCGTAGATTATGCAGCAGGAAGAAACCGTTATATCGGACATTTGATCAGTCTGGCAACCCGTTCTTTTAAAGAGGTGAAAGTCGGACTGGATTGTTCCAACGGAAGTTCTTCAAGTATTGCTAAAAGCGTATTTGATGCACTTGGAGCAAAAACTTATGTGATCAATAATGAGCCGGATGGAACCAATATCAACACAAATTGCGGCTCTACACATATTAACGTGCTTCAGGAATATGTAAAAGAAAATGGTCTGGATGTCGGATTTGCATACGATGGAGATGCGGACCGCTGCATCGCTGTTGATGAGAATGGAAATGTTGTTGACGGGGATCTGATCCTTTATGTGTGTGGCAAATATATGAAAGAACATGGTCAGTTAAAAGACGATACCATCGTTACTACTATCATGTCGAATCTTGGACTTTATAAAGCATGCGACAAGATTGGCATGAAGTACGAAAAGACACAGGTCGGCGACAAATATGTCTATGAGAACATGATCAAGAATGGATTCATGCTGGGCGGTGAACAGTCCGGACATATTATTTTCAGTAAGCATGCAACGACAGGAGATGGTATTCTGACTTCTCTGATGCTGATGGAAGTTATCATGGAGACCAAACAGTCCCTCGGACAGCTGACAGAAGAAGTGAAGATCTATCCACAGCTTCTGAAAAATGTGCGTGTGGCAGATAAGAAGACAGCAAGGGAGAATCCGGAAGTGGTCAAAGCAGTCGATGCAGTTGCAGAAGCACTTGGAGATGACGGAAGAATCCTTGTCCGTGAAAGTGGAACGGAACCGGTAATCCGTGTCATGGTTGAAGCGGCGACGGACGAGCTTTGCGAAAAGTATGTGACTCAGGTAATCGATGTGATTGAAAAAGAAGGACTCATCGTAGAATAA
- the trpS gene encoding tryptophan--tRNA ligase, which translates to MEKIILTGDRPTGRLHVGHYVGSLKRRVELQNSGEYDKIFIMIADAQALTDNADNPEKVRQNIIEVALDYLSCGLDPEKSTIFIQSQVPELTELSFYYMNLVTVSRLQRNPTVKSEIQMRNFEASIPVGFFTYPISQAADITAFKATTVPVGEDQLPMIEQCREIVHKFNSVYGEALVMPKALIPENESCCRLPGTDGKAKMSKSLGNCIYLSDSEEEVRQKIMGMYTDPNHLKVSDPGQVEGNSVFTYLDAFCTDEHFEKYLPDYKNLDELKDHYRRGGLGDVKVKKFLNAVMQEELAPIRARRKELEKKIPEIYEILHKGSIEAEKVAAQTLKEVKDAMKINYFEDQQLIREQTARFAE; encoded by the coding sequence ATGGAGAAAATTATTTTAACAGGTGACAGACCAACCGGACGGCTTCATGTCGGACATTATGTTGGATCCTTAAAGCGAAGAGTAGAACTGCAGAATTCCGGAGAATATGACAAGATCTTTATCATGATCGCAGATGCACAGGCACTGACTGATAATGCAGATAACCCGGAAAAGGTACGTCAGAATATTATTGAGGTTGCACTGGATTATCTGTCATGCGGACTGGATCCGGAGAAATCCACGATTTTCATCCAGTCACAGGTACCGGAACTGACAGAACTTTCTTTTTATTATATGAATCTGGTTACGGTATCCCGTCTTCAGAGAAACCCAACGGTTAAATCGGAGATCCAGATGCGTAATTTTGAAGCAAGTATTCCGGTAGGATTCTTTACTTATCCGATCAGCCAGGCAGCAGATATCACAGCGTTTAAGGCAACGACTGTACCGGTAGGTGAGGATCAGCTTCCGATGATCGAACAGTGCCGTGAGATCGTACACAAATTCAACAGTGTATATGGAGAAGCATTGGTTATGCCGAAAGCGCTGATTCCGGAGAACGAAAGCTGTTGCCGTCTTCCTGGAACGGATGGAAAAGCAAAGATGAGTAAATCCCTTGGTAACTGTATTTATCTGTCTGATTCCGAGGAAGAAGTAAGACAGAAGATCATGGGAATGTATACAGATCCGAATCATTTGAAGGTATCTGATCCGGGACAGGTAGAAGGAAATTCCGTTTTCACTTATCTGGATGCATTCTGTACAGATGAACATTTTGAAAAATATCTGCCGGATTATAAGAATCTGGATGAATTGAAGGATCATTACAGACGTGGTGGACTTGGTGACGTTAAGGTTAAGAAGTTCCTGAATGCGGTTATGCAGGAAGAGCTTGCACCGATCCGTGCAAGAAGAAAAGAACTGGAGAAGAAGATTCCGGAGATCTACGAGATCCTTCATAAAGGAAGTATTGAAGCTGAAAAAGTGGCAGCACAGACTTTAAAAGAAGTAAAAGATGCGATGAAGATCAACTATTTTGAAGATCAGCAGTTGATCCGGGAACAGACAGCAAGATTTGCAGAATAA
- the mscL gene encoding large conductance mechanosensitive channel protein MscL has protein sequence MAKKGFIAEFKEFIARGNVMDLAVGVIIGGAFQSIVNSLVNDMIMPVISLLTGGVNFSNWVIRIGSGENDTIKYGNFITAVINFLLMALVIFCFVKVMNNLASRTEKLLKKEEEAPAAPATKICPYCMSEIPIAATRCAYCTSELPAEDTDKEE, from the coding sequence ATGGCTAAAAAAGGATTTATTGCAGAATTCAAAGAGTTTATTGCAAGGGGAAATGTAATGGATCTTGCAGTCGGCGTTATTATTGGTGGTGCATTCCAGTCGATTGTGAATTCTCTTGTAAATGATATGATCATGCCGGTGATCAGTCTTCTGACTGGTGGGGTCAATTTTTCCAACTGGGTGATCCGGATCGGATCTGGTGAGAATGACACGATCAAATATGGCAATTTTATTACAGCGGTGATCAACTTTCTTCTGATGGCACTTGTTATTTTTTGTTTTGTAAAAGTGATGAACAATCTTGCTTCAAGAACAGAAAAGCTGCTTAAGAAGGAGGAAGAAGCACCGGCAGCACCGGCTACGAAGATCTGCCCGTACTGCATGTCAGAAATCCCGATCGCGGCAACCAGATGTGCATACTGTACATCTGAGCTTCCGGCTGAGGATACGGACAAAGAAGAATAA
- a CDS encoding arsenic efflux protein, translating to MELFIDILKDTTIDTVKLIPFLFLTYLAMEYLENKAGQKTVRMLLGAGKKGPVIGGILGVVPQCGFSAAAANLYSGGVITVGTMIAVFLSTSDEMLPILISEQADVRKIMAILIGKIIVGIVAGILVDIGVRVLGKGYQRGLHIHDICEHDHCHCEEGSIVKSALIHSVQILVFIYVISFALNAVVEWIGMEEVMNVVTHYPIAGIFLAGLVGLIPNCAASITITKFYLEGVLNVGSMFAGLLSCAGIGLIVLFKTNHSWKKNVMIVTTLYGISVVCGIIVEILFGM from the coding sequence ATGGAACTGTTTATAGATATACTAAAAGATACAACAATTGACACTGTGAAACTGATACCTTTCCTTTTTCTGACATACCTTGCGATGGAATATCTGGAGAATAAAGCCGGTCAGAAGACGGTGCGGATGCTTCTTGGAGCAGGGAAAAAAGGACCTGTGATCGGTGGGATCCTGGGCGTTGTTCCGCAGTGCGGATTTTCGGCAGCAGCAGCAAATCTGTATTCCGGCGGAGTCATCACAGTTGGAACGATGATCGCTGTTTTTCTGTCTACATCAGATGAGATGCTTCCGATCCTGATCTCAGAGCAGGCGGATGTCCGTAAGATCATGGCAATTTTAATCGGAAAGATCATCGTTGGTATTGTTGCAGGGATTCTGGTTGATATCGGAGTGCGGGTGCTAGGCAAAGGATACCAGAGAGGGCTGCACATTCATGATATCTGTGAGCATGACCACTGTCACTGTGAAGAAGGAAGTATTGTAAAATCAGCACTCATCCATTCGGTACAGATTCTGGTATTTATATATGTAATTTCTTTTGCGTTAAATGCAGTTGTGGAGTGGATTGGAATGGAAGAGGTCATGAACGTGGTGACGCATTATCCAATTGCCGGAATTTTTCTGGCTGGTCTTGTCGGCCTGATTCCGAACTGTGCAGCTTCTATTACAATTACGAAATTTTATCTTGAGGGAGTCTTAAATGTCGGCAGTATGTTTGCCGGACTTTTGTCATGTGCCGGAATCGGACTGATCGTGCTTTTTAAGACGAACCATAGTTGGAAGAAGAATGTGATGATCGTCACAACACTTTACGGAATCAGTGTAGTGTGTGGAATTATAGTGGAAATCCTGTTTGGAATGTAG